In Candidatus Methylomirabilis sp., the sequence GGAGTGCTAGTCGGCCGATAGAGAGGGAGGAGGCGGGCCCTGGAGATGGGGGGCGCGGCGGGGGCCGGGCCCCCCATCGCTTTTCTCCGGTGACGTGTTGTGCGAGAATACCTGCGGGGCCCGGCCCCGCGAGGAGACCCGGGCGCCGGAAGGACGGATCGAATCGTGCGGCCCTGGCTTGCCATTGCCCTCCTCACGATGCTCGCTGCGGCCCCCGCGGTCGCGGTCGAGAAGTCCGTCCCGCCCAGCGCCGTGGTGCGGGCCTACCTGGCGGCCGTCCGGGAGGGGGAGTTTGACAAGGCCTACGACCTGGTGACGGAGCGGCTCCAGGAGGGGCTCCCCCGGGACGCGTGGGCCGAGCGCCTGGGCGGCCAGCTCGCCGACCGGGGCCGAGCCAAGATCCTCTTCATGCGGGTGCATCCGGCCATCGTGACAGGGAATGAGGCGACCGTTGTCGCCTCCTTCCGGCTGGAGACTCCGATCGGCCGGAAGGTGGCCAGGGAGACCTACAACCTGGTTCGGGAGAACGGGCGCTGGCGGATTGACGCGATCAAGATGTACGAGGCACCGGAGCAGTAGCCCGCCGCCCTTCCCTCGCCGCGCTATCCGTGTGCCGGTTCCGCGTTGTTGCTCCTGGCCGCCGGCCAGGCCGGAGGTGATCGCCGTGCTCGCCCGCCTGGCCCTTCCCCTCGCGCTCTCCCTCGCCCTGGCCTGGCCTCCGAGCGCCGTCGCCCAGGAAGACCATCACCAGAAGGTCCGGGCTGCCCTGCAGGTCCTCCGGGGGGAGGGGCCCCTCGAGGAGAAGCAGAAGGCCCTCCGCCTCCTGGCCTGCACGACCGATGAGGTGACGGTGGGGGCGGTGACGGACGCCCTGCTGCGGGACCCGAGCGAGGAGCTCCGGCGGGCGGCCGCCGCGGCCCTGGACTGCACCCTCCTCTCCCGCCTGAAGGGGCTGCCGGAGCTGGCCTCGGCCCTGGCCTCCGATCGCGCCGACCTAGTCCGGCTGGAGGCGGCGCGGACGCTCCGGAGGATCGAGCATCGGGGGGCGCTCGAGGCGCTCGAGCGGGCGGTCCGGGACGATCCCACGCCGCAGGTCCGCCGGGATGCCGCCCGGCACGCCGACGAGCTGCGGCGGGTGTTGGAGCAGGCTCCCCGGGTCTCGGCCCTCAGCGCCCCGGGGCGTCCCGACCCCCCGATCGACTTCCCGATTGACGAGACCATCATCCTCGCCTTCGACGTCCCCGTGAATCCCCTCACGGTCCTTCCGGGGACGGTGAGGCTCAGCGATGTGGCCGGGAACCGGATCCCGGTCCTGGTCCGCCCCGACCTCCTCCGTGGGCTGCGCTTGACCCTCACGCCGGCCACCACGCTCGCGCCCAACACCCCCTATACGGTGGTGGTGGACCCGGCCGTAGAGGACGCGCGCGGGGAGCCGCTCCCCGCCCCTGTCCGGTTCACCTTCCTGACGGAGGTCCGGCCCTGGCTCAAGGTGACGGCAGTCCGGACCGCCCGCGCGGAGATCCCCCCCGACTTCGTGATCTCGGTGCGCTTCAACCGGCCCGTGGATCCGACCACGGTCACTTCCGACTCGTTCCAGGTCACGATCCAGGAGACCGGGGAGCTATACGGGGGAACCATCCGGCTCTCCCGGGACCGCCGGGTGATCTTCTTCACTCCGAGCCGGCCCTTTCCGCTCCGCCGCACCGTGAGCGTGACCCTGACCCCCGACCTCGCCGACACGGGGGGCAATCCGCTGGAGAAGCCGTTCACCACCGCCTGGCCGGTCCGGGCCGGGGCCAAGATCTAGCCGGTCACTCCCCCCACGAGGAGGGCGCATGGGCATCTGCTCCGATGCGTGGATTCGCCGGATGGCCCGCGAGCACAAGATGATCGAGCCCTTCGTGGAGCAGCAGGTCCGCGAAGCGGTCATCTCCTACGGGCTCTCCTCCTACGGCTACGACATCCGCGTCGCGGACCAGTTCAAGATCTTCACCAACATCAACAGCACAATCGTGGACCCCAAGGCCTTCAACCCGGAGTCCTTCGTGGACTTCCAGGGCCCGGTCTGCATCATCCCGCCCAATTCCTTTGCCCTCGCGCGGACGGTGGAGTACTTTCGGATCCCCCGGGACGTGTTGACCATCTGTCTCGGGAAGTGCCTCCCTGGCCATACCCGGGTGGTGGACGCCGCGACCGGGGCGTTCCTGCCACTCCGGGATTTCGTGGCGAAGCGTGGAGGCCTGGTCCCCACGCTGGACGGCCAACGCTTGCGGCGCGGCGAGGTCACAAGCCACCTCGCCCAGGGGGTGCAGCCGACGTTCCGGCTCACGACGCGGACGGGGCGGGTCATCGAGGCCACCGCCGGCCACCCGTTCCTGACCTTCGAGGGATGGACACCGCTCCACCGGCTTCGGGTGGGCTCGAGGATCGCTGTCCCCCGCTGCCTCCCCGTCTTCGGCCAGGTTCCCCTTCCGGCCCACGAGGCCGTCCTGCTCGGGCTGCTCCTGTCCGACGGCCAGTGCGCCACCCCGGGACATTCCCCCCGCTACACCTCGGGGGACCCGGTGCTCCGGGAGGCCCTGGCCGAGGCCGCCCGGGGGTTCGGATGCGAGGTCACGCGGGTGGGGGAGATAGGGATGAACATCGTGAACCGGCCGGGGCGTGGGGGGATCATGCGGCGGAACCGGTGCGCCGCGTGGCTGGAAGGCCTCGGGGTCAACGTCCGCTCCCGGGAGAAGTTCATTCCAAGCGTTCTCTTCACCGCCGATCAGCCGAGCATCCGGCTCTTCCTCCAGGCCCTCTTCTCCGGTGACGGGGGGATCTCCCGGACCGGTGACGAGCTCCACCTCGAGTACAGTTCGGCCTCGGAGCGCCTGGCGCGCGACGTCCAGCACCTGCTCCTGCGGTTGGGGATCGTGGGGTTCCTCCGGAAGCGGTGGACCAACCGCGGGACGACGGCATGGATTCTGAGCGTAACCGCCAAAGGACAGATCCTCCGCTTCGCCGGCGCCATCGGTTTCCTTCCCGGCTCTCAGAAGCAGCGCCGCCTCCAGGAGGCGGTCCAGTACATCGCCGGGATGCCGGAACGGAAGTCCAACTTCGACACCCTGCCTCCGGAAGCCTGGCAGATGCTCCGGGAAGCGGCGGCCAGGGGGGGGCGTTCTCTGCGGAGCCTGGGCCTGGACCGGACCCAGCCGAACCAGAGTGTGCCCCGCGCAGCCGTCCGCCAGGTGGCCGAGGGTCTGTCGGACGAGACCCTGCTGGCGCTCGCGGATTCAGACGTCCTGTGGGACGCGGTCGGGCGGATCGAGCCGGCGGGGGAGCAGGAGGTCTTCGACCTCACGGTGGAGGGAACGGCCAACTTTGTGGCGAACGACATCCTGGTGCACAATTCCACGTACGCCCGCTGCGGCATCATCGTGAACGTCACCCCCTTCGAGCCGGAGTGGGAGGGGACGGCGACGCTCGAGATCAGCAACACGACGCCGCTGCCGGCCAAGATCTACGCCAACGAGGGGATTGCCCAGGTGGTGTTCTTCCGGGCCGATGAGCCCTGCGAGGTCTCCTACCGGGACAAGCAGGGGAAGTATCAGGCCCAGCGGGACATCACCCTCCCCCGGGTCTAGCCAAGCCGATGCGACCGGAACCG encodes:
- a CDS encoding Ig-like domain-containing protein, with protein sequence MIAVLARLALPLALSLALAWPPSAVAQEDHHQKVRAALQVLRGEGPLEEKQKALRLLACTTDEVTVGAVTDALLRDPSEELRRAAAAALDCTLLSRLKGLPELASALASDRADLVRLEAARTLRRIEHRGALEALERAVRDDPTPQVRRDAARHADELRRVLEQAPRVSALSAPGRPDPPIDFPIDETIILAFDVPVNPLTVLPGTVRLSDVAGNRIPVLVRPDLLRGLRLTLTPATTLAPNTPYTVVVDPAVEDARGEPLPAPVRFTFLTEVRPWLKVTAVRTARAEIPPDFVISVRFNRPVDPTTVTSDSFQVTIQETGELYGGTIRLSRDRRVIFFTPSRPFPLRRTVSVTLTPDLADTGGNPLEKPFTTAWPVRAGAKI